DNA from Halobaculum sp. XH14:
CGCTGTCGACCGACCGACTCGCTGGGCATGTGGTTGAGCGCCATCTGGCGGACCTCCCGGGTCGACTCGAAGGTGTCCTCGCCCATCGGGCCGAACAGCTCGGCGACCGTGATGGGGCCGGCGTTCGTCCGGCGGAACTCCCTGTCGCCGTGCTCGTCGATGAGTTCGTCGGCGGAGACCGGATACGAGAGTTCCTCGAGCGCGGCGTTGACGTCGACGAAGTCGACTCCCTCCTCCCGGTCGGTGTCCTCCCTGGCCATACGCCACGTTCGGCCGCCGAGGTGTAACCGGTTGTCACCAGTCCGTGCCCAGTCGGTGCCGCCTTTGATTGGTCACTGGCGGTGGACGTGTGTTCCTCGTCGGGCCGGTTGGGAGTGGTTCGGAGTTGGGTCAGTGGGTCTCGGGACCCGGACTCTCGGTAGCGGATGACGCTTGACGGCCCACACTCCACGATTCATCAGAAGGTACGAGCGGTAGCTCGGGATTCGGGACCGACGACCGGCGGGACGTTCGCGGCGTTCAAGGGGGGTAATGGAATAAATCATGAAACTCCACGAGGCGCTAATCGAATACGTGAGCGCCGATCCCGAGGACAAAGAACTCGGGACAATGATTGTTTCGAACGGCGATGGGAGCTAACGGAGTTGATTCGGCAGTAGTTATATTTCGGCAATCCGTTCCAGCGAAAACCTGACTACTGAGCCCATTGCAATGAGCTTCTGAAAATCAAGACCGATGTGCGAAGTTAGTTAACTTCGTATTCGGTCAGAACGCTGGAACTGCTGCCGTCGTCAGATTCCCAGATTACGTCGATCGAGTCGCCAGACTCAAATGCGTCGTCGTTACCATCAGTTTGTCCACTGTGGAAGGTTACCGATGATCCTGCCGTGATCTCCCCGTCAGTGTTTGACCAGTCACTAGCAGTTTGGGACGGGCTATTTGACGCCGTAACACTGAACTCGACGTTTGAGTCCTGGAAGGTGTCTCCACCAGTGTGTTGGAGAGTAACTGTAATGTCACCAGCACTAGAACCAGATTGGGTCCATTCGTACGTAGCCTGCGGGCTCGTTTGATTGAGTCCCTGACCGAGGCCAAGGACGAACGTGCCGATGACGGCCGCGAGGATTACCGTGATAGCGACCATCAATATCACCCCAATCACTGGGCTCACCGCGCGTTCGTCTGCGAGTAGCTTTGTGAGTTTCATTGTTTTATCCTCCAACCAGGCTGTCAGCTGCTCTGAATGTTGCTGGTTGGTTAGTTACGAAGGCTGAACCGACCATAATATATTGCTCGGTTAAATTATCACAATTTGTATTTAGCGTCTCCCGTGGACTGAAACCGCCGATCAAAATAGACGAGTTCGATTGTTTCTCCTCCGACATTTACCCGAGCGTATTCCGGAAGTGCTTCTCCGGTGCTTGGAGGAAGATGGTCAGGTATGGAAGCGACTTGGATAGACGGGCTAGCAAATTCTCCTATTCCCGTCCCCGCGCGGGATGTCCGAGAAGCTGCTGATCCGGGCGAGCCATATGCGGATTCATCCAAATTCAGCCCTGTTTGTTTACCAAACTGGTGGCGGATAAACCGAGTCAAGAATCCCCCAGTTCCAACATACCGGATTCGACCCCTCGGCACCGAGATGGGCCACCATGCCCACCACCTCCGTGCCGCCTGGTGGCAGTTACACTGCCACGGTTGATCTCTTTCAGAATCGAAGTGGGACCGCTGAGACTCGAACTCAGGTCCTACCGACCCCATCGGCAGAGGATACCACTACCCTACGGTCCCGCGTTTCAACAAAATCGAGGCCCGCGGTTAAGCGCTTCGTTTCGGCCGACCCGCCGTCGGCCGACTTGACGGGGACGACCACCGGACCACAGGGGGACTCGCCGCCTCACTCCCCGTCCTCCTCGCGCGGCACCACGAGGTCGCCGTCGTCCCGCACGGCCATGCTCGCCACCGGCCCTCCCTCGTAGACGGCTATCCCCTCGCGTCGCCCGATGACGTAACCGTCGTACGCCGACTCGACGGTGTCCAGCACCTCGCCGTGGGGCGAGCACACGTCGGCGACGACTTCCCCCTCCGACACTGCGTCGCCCGCTTCGACGCGATGTCGAACCAGCCCCGCCGTCTCCGATCGCGGGCCGACGAAGCGCCGGACCGGGAACTCGACCGGGGCGTCCGGGACGCCGACGCCCGGCCGCGCGACGCCGTCCGGAACCGAATCGAGCAGACCGAACTCGACCGCGACCGCGAACGTCCCCGCGACGCCCGCGGCGCGTGCGTCCTCCTCGACGACGCTGTGGCCGCCCAGTTCCGCCGTGAACGCCGGAATCCCGGCGGTGTTGAGCGCCGCGCCGGCCGTCGAGCGCTGGAGCGACTGGTCGAGGTACTCCCCCGCGGGATACTCGGTGAGCACCGGGAGGCCGAACGCCTCGACCATCCGGTCGAGATCCGTCGCGAGCGACTCGGCCTCCTCAGCCGTCCGGTTCCGGCCGTACAGCACCCGGTCGCGGATGGCGAACGGCACCGACCCGATCTGTGCGGTGTGGCAGTCGACGAGCAGGTCCGCCGAGTCGCTGACGGCCTCGAACAGCCGGGCGTCGATCCGCTCCTGCGTCTCGGGCGGGCGCGAGGAGTCGCGTTCGAGGTCCGGGAAGTAGCGGTTCGGGTCCTCGTCGCCGTAGTAGGTGGTGCGCTCGTTCCGCCGGAGACCGGCCGGGCTGACGACGTGGACCACGACGAGTGCCCCGACGAATTCGTCCGCGTGTTCCCGGGCCGTCCGTGCAACGTCCTGTGCGACCGCGACGCCCGTGGCCTCGTCGCCGGTGACCCACAGCGTCGGCCCCGCGGCCGCGCCGTTGACGACCGTGATCGGCAGTCGCTCCTCCCCGCCGGTCGGGAGCCCCGTCACCGGGAGCCAGCCGTCCGCGACCGCGCCGGACGCCGCGCTCGCGGTGCCGACGTCGATGGATTCGGTCATGGCGGGGAGTCGCAGGTGTCGGAGAAAAAGTCCCGTCAGCCGGAAACCGCGGTTCGGCGACGCACCGCAGGTGCCGGACCTCGGCGCTCGGTCAGACGAGTACGCGCTCCAGGGAGACGACCTCCCCCGACTCCGCGTCCGGGTCGTCGACGAGCGTGCCGAGACAGATCGCCGAGCCGTTCGGCGCGTAGCAGGCGACGAGGTCGCCGTCGGTCGGCACCGCGTCGGACGAGTCACCCTCGGACGCGGCGTCGGGCGGGCGTTCGGGCCCGGCGACGTCGATGACGCCCGGCGCGTACACCGGCGCGCCGTCGGCGACCTGGGCGGCCGCGCTCTCGGCGATCGTCACCCGCGGAAGGTGGGTGAGCGCCCGTTCGGCAGGGACGACGACCTCGCGGAGCAAGGACTCGTCCCCGTCCTCGCGCTGGAACGCCAGGCCGTCAGCGAGGTCCTGCAGCGTCCGGAGGTCGCGGTCGTCGAACGGGTCGGTCGCGGTTCGTCGGAGGTGGCCCATGTGCCCGCCGGTGCCGATAGCGAGCCCCAGGTCGTGACAGAGCTTCCGGACGTAGGTCCCCGACTCACAGCGGATTCCGAGCAGCACCTGCCGCTCGGTGCGGTCGAGCACGTCGAGGTCGTACACCTCGCGGGTCCGGAGGCGGCGCGAGACGGCGGACTTGCGCGGCGGCTTCTGGTAGAGTTCGCCCTCGAACTCCGCGACGACCGTTTCGAGGTCGGCGGGCGCGCGGCCGTGGAGTTCCAGCACGGCGACGTACTCCTTGGCACCCTCGAGGAACACCTGCGCGAGTCGCGTCGCGTCCCCGAGCAGGACGGGCAGACAGCCCGTCACCTTCGGGTCGAGCGTTCCGGCGTGGGCCGCCCGCTCGACGTCGGCCATGTCCCGAACCCACGCGCTCACCTGGTGGGCCGACGGGCCGGCGGGCTTGTCGAGGTTCACGACGCCGAACGAGAGGAGTTCGTCGACGGACCGGTGCTCGGGGGCGGCGCGCATGGGTCAGAAGTCGTAGTGGACGCCCTCGACGGGGGCCTTCCCTTCGTCGGTGTTCGGGTCGTAGGAGTCGATGGCGGTCGTCAACATCCCCAGCACGCCCTCGGGCGACCAGCGCGCGGTGTTGTAGGAGATGTCGTAGATGGTGAGGTCGTCGATGCGGATGTCGTAGTACTCCTCGTAGCGCTTCGCCTCGCTGGACTCGCGTCGTTTCGTCTCCTCGCGCACCCGGTCGATGGGCTTGTCCTCGCGGTCGGAGATGCGCTCACAGCGGATCTCCAGGGGCGCGTCGAGCCAGATGCGGATGTCGGCGTGCTCGGCGGCGAGCCACCCGGCGAGCCGGGATTCGAGCAGGACGTCGTCACGCTCGACGGCGACGTCGCGGAGCCGTCGGTCGAGGTCGCGGTCGATCTCCTCGTCCTCCTCGGCGAGTTCGTTGAACTCGACGGGGGACATGTCGTTCTCGGCGGCGAGTTCGCGGAAGATGTCGCCGCCGGAGACGTGCTCCAGCCGGAAGGCCTCCGCGAGCGCCGCGGCCGTCGTGCTCTTCCCGCTGCCCGGCGGGCCGGAGACGGTGATCAACATATCACGTCTCGGCCCGTGGGGCGCTTGAAGGTGTCCATGTTTCCGGCGGTGTGCGGGCGCCTGACGGGGGCGGGTCGGCTGGTTCGGTGGCGGCGATCTGGTAGTTCGGTGACGGTGGTCGGGTGGTTCGCTGACGGTGACCGAAGGGAGTCGGTGCCAGTTACGCCCCGCCCCTACTCGTCGGTCTCGTCGTCCCGACTCGCCAGCCCCGCCAGGTGGCCCGCCTGCTCGGTGATGATCTCCTCGCTTCCCAGCCTCGCGGCGTTCTCGCTGCCGGGGAGACAGAACACCGGGACGTCGCCGGCGATGCCGGCGGTCGCGCGGGTCGCCACGACCGTCGTTCCGATCTCCTCGCGCGACATCGCCCGGAACAGTTCCCCGAAGCCCGGAAGGGCCTTGTCCAGCAGCGGCTCGACGGCCTCGACGGTCACGTCGTCGGGCGTGACGCCCGTCCCGCCCGTGGTGACGACGCAGTCGACGTCCTCGCGGTCCACGAGGTTGTTGACCGCCCCCTGCACGCCGTCGTACTCGTCCCGGACGAGTTCCCTGGTCGCGACCGTCCCGTTCGCGTCCTCGACGGCCGCCACGATGGCGTCGCCGGCCGGATCGTCCTCGAGGCTCCGCGAGGAGGAGACGGTCACGACGGCGTAGCCGACCGATTCGACGTCGTGTGCGTGGTGGTGTTCGTGGTCGTTCGTCGATCCGTGGCCGTGTTCGGTTTCGTGGTCCCCCTCGTGGTCGGCGTGCTCGCTCATGGCCGGCGGTTCGGCGGGGGTGCACTAAAGGGGCGGCGTCGAGTCGGCCTTTCGGGCTCTGTCCCCGGTTCAGCGACCACCTCGAAATCCCCCTGCCGTCGGGTTCTCGGTGTGCTGTCTTCCGATTCGAATAACAAAACTGACGGAACTAACTGAGCCCGATCCAGACGGAAGCGACAGACGCGGTTCCCAAACCGGAGGCGGTTTCACGCGGCGACGCGCCACCCCGGTATGGACACGCGACTCGTCGAGCTTCGGTCGGGCGTCCGCGACACGCTCCCGCTGCTGCTCGGCATCGTCCCCTTCGCGCTGGTCGCCGGCGTCGCCGGCGTCGAAGCCGGCCTCACGCCGCTGCAGACGCTCGGGATGTCGGTGGTGGTGTTCGCGGGCGCGTCCCAGCTGGCCGCGCTCGACCTGCTCGGCAGCGACGCCGCGCTCGGCGTGGTCGTGCTCACGGCCGTCGTCATCAACCTCAGGATGATGATGTACTCGGCCTCCATCGCCCCCCACTTCCGCGCGCTCCCGGCCAGGGTCCGGGCCGGCTGTGCCTACCTGCTCACCGACCAGGCGTACGCGGTCACCGTCGCACGCTACAGGCGTGCCGACGAGGAGCGCGGTGCGGACGAGGAGCACGGTGCCGACGAGAACGACGTCGGTGCCGTCGATGGTGGCCCCGACGACGCCGACGACGGCGGCCTCCGCCAGCCGTACTACTACCTCGGCGTCGGCGGAACGCTGTGGATCGTCTGGCAGGTCGGCACCGTCGTCGGCATCGTGTTCGGTGCGGGCGTTCCCGACGCCTGGCGGCTCGACTTCGCCGTCCCGCTCGTCTTCCTCGCGCTGCTGGTGCCGGTGCTCTCGGACCGTCCGAGCGTCGCCGCCGGCCTCGTCGCCGCCGCGGTCGCGGTGTTCGCTGCCGGCCTGCCGTTCAACGCGGGGCTGATCGCGGGCGCGCTGGTCGGCGTCGTGGCGGGGGTCGGCGCGGAACGGCTCGGCCTCGCCGCCGGGGGGTCGGCGTGACGACGACGTACGGACCGGTCGCCATCTGGGGCGTCATCCTCGCGGCCGGGCTGGCGACCTACGCCATCCGACTCTCGTTCATCCACCTGTTCGGCCGGGTCGAGGGCGTCCCGCCGGCGCTCGAACGCCTGCTCGCCTACGTCCCGCCAGCGGTGCTCGCGGCGCTGGTCGCGCCGGACTTCGTGCCCGAGTCCGCGACGCTC
Protein-coding regions in this window:
- a CDS encoding DUF5789 family protein — translated: MAREDTDREEGVDFVDVNAALEELSYPVSADELIDEHGDREFRRTNAGPITVAELFGPMGEDTFESTREVRQMALNHMPSESVGRQRYSDRGVSNDTREGVGESENESF
- a CDS encoding type IV pilin N-terminal domain-containing protein, giving the protein MKLTKLLADERAVSPVIGVILMVAITVILAAVIGTFVLGLGQGLNQTSPQATYEWTQSGSSAGDITVTLQHTGGDTFQDSNVEFSVTASNSPSQTASDWSNTDGEITAGSSVTFHSGQTDGNDDAFESGDSIDVIWESDDGSSSSVLTEYEVN
- a CDS encoding succinylglutamate desuccinylase/aspartoacylase family protein, which produces MTESIDVGTASAASGAVADGWLPVTGLPTGGEERLPITVVNGAAAGPTLWVTGDEATGVAVAQDVARTAREHADEFVGALVVVHVVSPAGLRRNERTTYYGDEDPNRYFPDLERDSSRPPETQERIDARLFEAVSDSADLLVDCHTAQIGSVPFAIRDRVLYGRNRTAEEAESLATDLDRMVEAFGLPVLTEYPAGEYLDQSLQRSTAGAALNTAGIPAFTAELGGHSVVEEDARAAGVAGTFAVAVEFGLLDSVPDGVARPGVGVPDAPVEFPVRRFVGPRSETAGLVRHRVEAGDAVSEGEVVADVCSPHGEVLDTVESAYDGYVIGRREGIAVYEGGPVASMAVRDDGDLVVPREEDGE
- a CDS encoding RNA-guided pseudouridylation complex pseudouridine synthase subunit Cbf5; the encoded protein is MRAAPEHRSVDELLSFGVVNLDKPAGPSAHQVSAWVRDMADVERAAHAGTLDPKVTGCLPVLLGDATRLAQVFLEGAKEYVAVLELHGRAPADLETVVAEFEGELYQKPPRKSAVSRRLRTREVYDLDVLDRTERQVLLGIRCESGTYVRKLCHDLGLAIGTGGHMGHLRRTATDPFDDRDLRTLQDLADGLAFQREDGDESLLREVVVPAERALTHLPRVTIAESAAAQVADGAPVYAPGVIDVAGPERPPDAASEGDSSDAVPTDGDLVACYAPNGSAICLGTLVDDPDAESGEVVSLERVLV
- the cmk gene encoding (d)CMP kinase; its protein translation is MLITVSGPPGSGKSTTAAALAEAFRLEHVSGGDIFRELAAENDMSPVEFNELAEEDEEIDRDLDRRLRDVAVERDDVLLESRLAGWLAAEHADIRIWLDAPLEIRCERISDREDKPIDRVREETKRRESSEAKRYEEYYDIRIDDLTIYDISYNTARWSPEGVLGMLTTAIDSYDPNTDEGKAPVEGVHYDF
- a CDS encoding MogA/MoaB family molybdenum cofactor biosynthesis protein; protein product: MSEHADHEGDHETEHGHGSTNDHEHHHAHDVESVGYAVVTVSSSRSLEDDPAGDAIVAAVEDANGTVATRELVRDEYDGVQGAVNNLVDREDVDCVVTTGGTGVTPDDVTVEAVEPLLDKALPGFGELFRAMSREEIGTTVVATRATAGIAGDVPVFCLPGSENAARLGSEEIITEQAGHLAGLASRDDETDE
- a CDS encoding AzlC family ABC transporter permease; its protein translation is MDTRLVELRSGVRDTLPLLLGIVPFALVAGVAGVEAGLTPLQTLGMSVVVFAGASQLAALDLLGSDAALGVVVLTAVVINLRMMMYSASIAPHFRALPARVRAGCAYLLTDQAYAVTVARYRRADEERGADEEHGADENDVGAVDGGPDDADDGGLRQPYYYLGVGGTLWIVWQVGTVVGIVFGAGVPDAWRLDFAVPLVFLALLVPVLSDRPSVAAGLVAAAVAVFAAGLPFNAGLIAGALVGVVAGVGAERLGLAAGGSA
- a CDS encoding AzlD domain-containing protein, with the protein product MTTTYGPVAIWGVILAAGLATYAIRLSFIHLFGRVEGVPPALERLLAYVPPAVLAALVAPDFVPESATLVALADPTLVGGAVAVVAAWYTEDVLWTVGAGMAGLHLARFLL